In Trichocoleus sp., the DNA window AGTCCAGAGAAAGGCTGGGGAGATACGCTGAATGCGTTGGCGGGAAGTGCAGAGCATACGCCACTTTACTTTTTACTATCGCGCTTTTGGGTAGGCTTGGTAGGTCACTCAGTAGCAACAATGCGGTTTCTGACAGCACTGTTTAGCGTTCTGGCAATTCCTTGTTTGTATTGGCTCTGTCGGCTATTGTTTGCTGCTCCGGCAGTAGCATGGGTGACGATCGCCTGGTATGCCATTACGCCAATCCATGTTCTCTATGCTCAAGAAGCTCGCCCTTATAGTCTGCTGACGCTGCTGACGCTGCTCTCCAGTGCCTTGTTGCTCAAAGCAGTTCAAGTTGGGAAACGCTGGCATTGGGTCGCTTATAGTGCGGCAATCGCAATGGGGCTATACACTCAACTGTTGTTTAGCTTAGTGGCGATCGCACAGGGAATTTATATATTGGCGATCGAACAGGTTTGGCGCAAGCGATTCACTCAAACCATTGTCGCTTATCTCATTGCAGGCGGAGCCGCAGCCTTGAGCTTCCTGCCCTGGATCATTCTGCTGATCACCCGTCAGGAACAGGTGAGCGAATCAACCGTTTCACTCAGCGGCTCTTTTCCATTGTCCTACATGGTTGATCGCTGGACGTTTCATTTAAATCAAGCATTGCTCGATCGGGATCTGGCTTCTGCCAATCTTTTGATTGTGCTGCTTTCTGGGTTTGCCCTTTATTTTCTTTGTCGCCGTACAACACCCAAAACCTGGCTGTTTGTTTTGCTGTTAGCCACAATTCCATTTTTAGGACTGGCAATTCCCGATCTGCTGAATGGGGGAAGACGATCGCTGCGAATTCGCTATCTGTTTCCGTTCATTTTGGGCGTTCAATTAGCCCTTGCCTATCTCATGACCACGCTAGCCCTTGAGATGCGGGGGTGGAAGCAGAAAGTTGGGCAGCTATTGCTGGTGCTGTTTATAGTGGCAGGAGTCATCGCTTGTAGCATCAGTTCACAGGCAGTGGTTTGGTGGAATAAGAGTAATCCACGCAGCGCTTATTATCCGATCGTTTCAGAAATCATTAATCAAGAGAAGAATCCTCTGGTCATTAGTGACGGATCAGTCTCAGATACCCTGGCATTTAGTGCTTGGTTGCGTCCAGACATCAAACTTCAGCTCGTTGAAGATTTTCACAGCTTGAAAATTGCTGAAGGATATGCCCCGATATTCTTATTGAATCCTGAACCAGATAACAGAAAGATTGTGCGCCAGGATTATCAACTGAAATTAATTTATGAAGATCGCACTGATCCGGAGGATATTGAGCAGCGTCTCTGGGCAGTTTCAAAGCGACAGAGAAACTAGCTTATACATATCTCTATCGATAGATAAAATTTTGCTCTGCAACTAACTTTGAGTCAAAAGGATTAAATTCTCAACCATTTTTGAGCAAACTATTCATTAATTTTCAGCAGATAGATAGACGGCATTCGGGTTAAGAAAAGAGGATGATTATAGAAACAGAGAACAATTTACGTTATCCAAAATTCAAACCGAGGAACAAGTATATGAAACGCTTTTTTGTTGCAAGCATGTCGATTCTTACTTTCTCAGCAATGGCAGCTTCTTCTGCCCTGGCGCTTAATGAACGCTTCGAGCAATCGCACCGGAATGTTCTTGATAAGTCATCCGAACGATTTGAAAAAGAGCGACAAGATACATTAGATAAGCGTGGCGATCGATTTGAAGAAGCTCATCGTTCCACGCTTAACAAAGAGAACGAGCGCTATGAGAAATCACGGCGCAACCAGCTCGACAAATAAACTTTTTAAAGGTTAAGCAATGAGGGGTTTAAAGCCCCTTTTTTTTGTCAAATTAATAGAATCCTAGAAAGTCAAAGTCCCCTAAAATCGGGGAATTTAGGAGACTCAAACAACTTATAATTTCAAGCCAGCCACACCGTTCAACTCGTTAAACAGACTGAGGCATTGCCTCTCTCGACTCAAGCGCTTGCTCTGCCTGGAACCTTGCTTCCTGCTCTTGAAACTCGCGCAGTTGTGCCTCAATTTGGTCTTTCACAATCTGGCGATATTCCATGAAATGCTCATTGTGAGCGCAAACTGCCAGGTAATGTTCAAACACCGCCGGATTTTTTCTGAGGATGCCAAACAAATGGTGCCAGAACATCCAGCGGGTTTCTCGCTTAACTCCTTGCCGCCAACAGACGATCGCTAATGCCTTGAGATCTACCAGACTAGGCAGCTTTGCTGGAGCCTTGCACTTCGGCGCACCCAAGATTAGAAAATGACGATAAACGCGATCGAGATATGTGCGTGGCTCATAAATTTGCCAAAAAGCATCGATATATTCTCTCGCGATGTCTTCTAAGGGACGAGTCGGCAGGAAGTTCATTAGCGTGGTTTGGTTGATGTTGCCGTCCTTCCCATCGCGCAGGCGTCCTTCTTTCTGAAGCCGATGCCACAGGGCTGTATTCGGCAATGCCTGAAGCATGGCAAACGTAGTAGTGGGAATCGTGGTTTTCTCAACAAACCGCACAATTCGATCGCCTGCCCCCTTTTCTTCACCGTCGAAGCCAATAATGAAACCAGCCATGACACGCAATCCGGTTCTGGTAATTGCTTCAACCGAGTCAGACAGAGAGCCGCGAGTATTCTGAAACTTCTTTGTCATGGAAAGGCTCTCTTCATCTGGCGTTTCAATGCCCAGGAACACGGCATCAAAGAAGCATTCCACCATCAGCTCCATCAATTCTTGATCTTGCGCTAAATCGATCGACGCCTCTGTATTGAAGCGGAAGGGATAGCCATGCTCTTTTTGCCAAACTTTCAGCTCTTGCAGCAGCAGCTTAACGTTGCGCTTGTTGCCAATGAAGTTGTCATCCACCATGAACACGCTGCGCCGCCAGCCCAGTTCATACAGATAATCTAGCTCTTTAAGCAACTGCTTTGGCTCTTTTGTCCGAGGTTTGCGCCCATAGAGCACGATAATGTCGCAGAATTCGCACTGAAAGGGGCAGCCCCGCGAAAACTGAACCGACATGGAATCGTAGGCATCAAACTCCAACAAGTCAAATCGAGGCACAGGCGTACTCGTTACATCTGGCTTTACGCCATCCGATCGAAAAACACCTTGGGTGTCACCCCGCCGTATTGCCTCAATAAACATTGGCAGCGTGATTTCCCCCTCATCCAGAATCAAGAAATCCGCACCAGCAGCGTGAGGTTCATCTGGTACCGAGGTCGGGTAAGGTCCACCGACTGCAACCAATTTGCCGCGACGTTTGGCTTCCTGGATCTGATCCAGCAAATCTTGCTTTTGTACAATCATTGCCGAGAAGATGACGACATCTGCCCAAGCCCATTCAGCATCTGTGACTGCTCGAATATTGCGATCGACCAGCTTAAACTCCCACTCCTGCGGCAGAATTGCAGCAACGGTGACTAACCCCAATGGCGGCAATAGCACCTTGCGATCGACCAAATTCAAGATCTTCTCGTAAGACCAGAAGGTTTTGGGAAAGAGCGGATAGACGAACAGAACCTTCATGATTACCCCTCACACGTTGCTTGGATCGTAGGCGAACACCTCATACTTTCGCAAGGAATTAGTTGCAAAAGGCTTCCAGATCAGCATAAGTGACCAGAAATCAAAAGCGAGGCAAATGTTCCCCTCTCCACAATAGAGAAAATTTTGCGAGTCAACCCAATTGAGGCTAGTCCTCTTGAGTTGGAAAAACCGAGTAAGACCGCTTCATCTCAGGCAAAGGTGGTTCCAAAACTGGCTCTAGTTTACGCTCATCAAATGCTGGAAGCGCTGCCAGACTTGACGAACCAGGACTGACAATTCCCCCAGAAACGACAACCTTGAAAGCATCCTCGATCGACATCGACAGGTTGATTACTTCTTCTTCTGGCACAACCGCATACCAGCCCGTCGTCGGATTCGGCGTTGTAGGGATAAAGACGCTCAACATCGTTTCTGGCAGATGAGACTGAATTTGTGGACTCATCACCCCCGTCACAAAGGCAATTGCCCACAGTCCCTTCCGGGGATACTCCACCAGCACCACCCGCCGGAATTTACCGCTAGAGTCTTTCAGCAAGGTTTCCAGCAATTGCTTGAGTGTTTTATAAACTGCCCCTGCTAATGGAATTGCCTGAAGGAGCCTTTCGCCAAAATCTAGCAGCCAGCGTCCGGCGATATTGCGTGCCATTAAGCCAATCAGCAGGATAAAGGTGAGCGGCACTGCCAGCCCAATCACCAAATTAAGCAGATCACCCAGCAGCGGATGAAGGTCATTGAAGGGGTTTAGCTGCTTTGGAACCCTTGTCAAAAACTCAACAACCCAAGTCGCGATCGTATAAGTGAGCCAGATAGTGGTCGCAAGTGGAATCACCACCAGCAATCCGGCAATCAGATCATTCTTGAAGTCTTGCTTCAGTCGTTGGAGTACAGACAACTTTCTCTCCTTTCAGTGCCAGAGGAACCGACGTTCCCTTTATCCAGATGAACCAATACAGGCAACGCTAATGCTGAGAGCCCATCCGTTTAGAGATGAACTTTGTTTTTGCGAAGAATATCGCGATCGAACTCTTTCTGTATTTTCCAGTCCATTGATCCTTCAGATCAGGCTTAAGGCTGGCAAAGCATGCTTTGGGAAAGTCCTTCATTAATAATAGTTGTAAGGCTTATGAAGAATTGTTTCAAGTTTTTAGAGTTGGTCGGAAGATAAGCAGACCACTGACTGAAACAGGAGATGAACCCAACTCGGTTTTGCCGTACTTCTGCCATCAGACAAAATTCTAGTGTGAGTCTGATTTTAAAGGAATTGGGATTATCTTGTTATAAACAAATTTTGCAAGTGTCTGTATTCAGAACAACAATTGATAAGTGATGAGGACAGGAGTTAGGCAATCGCCTTAAGAAAGATATTCCAAAAAAATGAGGTAGACAAGTTGCCCACCCCTAGATCTTAGCCAATTTCAGCTTTGACTGAAGGTTCCCCGATCGCCCCTCTGCCGATGCTGGTTTCCGGAGCAGGTAGCGGCAAATGCTCAATTTCCCAGACTTTCAGCAAAATTAGATACTCATAAAACGCCTGCAAAGTACACCAGGCAAATCCAGCCCGCCCGTCCAGACAGCCTCCCAGGACGAAGTACATATAGACAAAGCGAATCAAAGGACGGCAAGGCAACCGCAAGGAAAGGTCTTTTAGGGCGCGTCTTCGCTCGACTTCAGTTGCCCCAAACAGCAGTTTTTGCCAATCGATCTGACCTGCTTTTAGTTGCCGTACTGTCTCGATCGCCTCATCTGTCGAGTAGCGATTGTGCTTTTCAATCCAGCGGCTCAGCCCTTTACTGGAGGTGTAGTGTGGGTAGGTTTGCTTCAGAAAGCTGGTTTCCCCATCACAAACTTCTCGCTCCGTGTGCCCATAGTCGCCATACCAGACCTTCCCCTGCCGCAGCAGACGTAACTGATAGCGTGGATATTGCGTGCTGTGCTTGATCCACCGCCCCATAAACATGACCCGCTCCGCGACGTAGTAGCCCACAAAGCGATCGGTCTGAATGGCTGCCAAGCATTCCTGGAACAATTCCGGAGTCATGCGCTCATCGGCTTCCAGAATGTAAACCCAATCATGCTTTGACGGCACAGACTCCAACATCCAGGTGCGCTGTCTGCCGTGACTCTCAAATGGATGCTGAACGACCCGAACTGGATAGCGGCTCGCAATCTCGACTGTGCGATCGGTGCTGCAAGAATCGATTACCACTACATCATCTGAAAGCATCGCAGATTCAATGCAGGCAGCAATGTCAATCGCTTCGTTATAAGTGAGGATG includes these proteins:
- a CDS encoding glycosyltransferase family 39 protein, with protein sequence MPISLSAKFKKAVLALASQLLASGSRFTFLHRPSLSGKLWWILAACESGDGIDNMGHQTEHRPTNRTVEEWRSMPTWLRYGVIGLLVLGIFLRFYHLDRKVYWIDETSTSLRTLGYTRQEVLQNAFTGQVISVEDFRQYQRLSPEKGWGDTLNALAGSAEHTPLYFLLSRFWVGLVGHSVATMRFLTALFSVLAIPCLYWLCRLLFAAPAVAWVTIAWYAITPIHVLYAQEARPYSLLTLLTLLSSALLLKAVQVGKRWHWVAYSAAIAMGLYTQLLFSLVAIAQGIYILAIEQVWRKRFTQTIVAYLIAGGAAALSFLPWIILLITRQEQVSESTVSLSGSFPLSYMVDRWTFHLNQALLDRDLASANLLIVLLSGFALYFLCRRTTPKTWLFVLLLATIPFLGLAIPDLLNGGRRSLRIRYLFPFILGVQLALAYLMTTLALEMRGWKQKVGQLLLVLFIVAGVIACSISSQAVVWWNKSNPRSAYYPIVSEIINQEKNPLVISDGSVSDTLAFSAWLRPDIKLQLVEDFHSLKIAEGYAPIFLLNPEPDNRKIVRQDYQLKLIYEDRTDPEDIEQRLWAVSKRQRN
- a CDS encoding DUF4070 domain-containing protein → MKVLFVYPLFPKTFWSYEKILNLVDRKVLLPPLGLVTVAAILPQEWEFKLVDRNIRAVTDAEWAWADVVIFSAMIVQKQDLLDQIQEAKRRGKLVAVGGPYPTSVPDEPHAAGADFLILDEGEITLPMFIEAIRRGDTQGVFRSDGVKPDVTSTPVPRFDLLEFDAYDSMSVQFSRGCPFQCEFCDIIVLYGRKPRTKEPKQLLKELDYLYELGWRRSVFMVDDNFIGNKRNVKLLLQELKVWQKEHGYPFRFNTEASIDLAQDQELMELMVECFFDAVFLGIETPDEESLSMTKKFQNTRGSLSDSVEAITRTGLRVMAGFIIGFDGEEKGAGDRIVRFVEKTTIPTTTFAMLQALPNTALWHRLQKEGRLRDGKDGNINQTTLMNFLPTRPLEDIAREYIDAFWQIYEPRTYLDRVYRHFLILGAPKCKAPAKLPSLVDLKALAIVCWRQGVKRETRWMFWHHLFGILRKNPAVFEHYLAVCAHNEHFMEYRQIVKDQIEAQLREFQEQEARFQAEQALESREAMPQSV
- a CDS encoding DUF502 domain-containing protein; this encodes MSVLQRLKQDFKNDLIAGLLVVIPLATTIWLTYTIATWVVEFLTRVPKQLNPFNDLHPLLGDLLNLVIGLAVPLTFILLIGLMARNIAGRWLLDFGERLLQAIPLAGAVYKTLKQLLETLLKDSSGKFRRVVLVEYPRKGLWAIAFVTGVMSPQIQSHLPETMLSVFIPTTPNPTTGWYAVVPEEEVINLSMSIEDAFKVVVSGGIVSPGSSSLAALPAFDERKLEPVLEPPLPEMKRSYSVFPTQED
- a CDS encoding glycosyltransferase family 2 protein; its protein translation is MFSIYILTYNEAIDIAACIESAMLSDDVVVIDSCSTDRTVEIASRYPVRVVQHPFESHGRQRTWMLESVPSKHDWVYILEADERMTPELFQECLAAIQTDRFVGYYVAERVMFMGRWIKHSTQYPRYQLRLLRQGKVWYGDYGHTEREVCDGETSFLKQTYPHYTSSKGLSRWIEKHNRYSTDEAIETVRQLKAGQIDWQKLLFGATEVERRRALKDLSLRLPCRPLIRFVYMYFVLGGCLDGRAGFAWCTLQAFYEYLILLKVWEIEHLPLPAPETSIGRGAIGEPSVKAEIG